In the genome of Flavobacterium panacagri, one region contains:
- a CDS encoding two-component regulator propeller domain-containing protein, with product MKPFVLYFLLLLGFSSEVFSQDYPVKFLDISDGLSNNSIISIYQDNEGFMWFGTYDGLNRYDGYNFKVFRNRINDKKSLLFNTIYNIEGDSKNNIWIGGTNGICIYDKKKAVFHTVRYIAQDKKTKVLQDIIHQMRSVSDQLVLVASQKLGLLAFENGSFIGKHISLNALGNRIRINTYDAIAIQENKEKSGCWVYVRNVGVCNYDYKIKDLKIIFPLSIGVKAMKLSADGNLLLGTDEGLFLLNTKTGLVSENYFTNKCSVTDILIDKKGKTWLTTDGCGIFYINQNNKPFPYNEQLAKSNSVWSLYEDKSGNKWFGSLRGGISMLSDTPRYFKSIRYNAKEPADNFILSFYEDEKNNLLVGTDGAGLKYWDRKNNTYTNYGVSLSSPFITGIIRDANNDIWISTWAGGINRINKKTNSVKKYSCYNTFTKQTEKNIWFVFKDSKANIWASATNEGSLYFLDRKTDNFILFDKNIDNLQCMTETSDGKLWAGNYSTLLSIEKETRKVTKKAIGNPIRCIYEDKDKNLWVGTQEGGLLLFDRKTNTFKRLTIDDGLPSNTVLRLLEDKYGNLWMSTYNGICRYDKKSKTFRSFSVNDGLQSNQFSFNAGIKLSSGEFLFGGINGFNIFYPEAIKGFNQKNNVLLTDFYVNNQLIEESKAEVDTDSDKIKEVSLEYDQTTLSLEFVALDYNNSDKINYAYFLEGWDEQWNYVGQTRKANYSRLPEGKYTFKVKTTNFQGGWNKEVSLVSITVLPPWYRTWWAYTLYLVVIGGMLFLYLDYNKNKEKLKYKVKIAELESKKEKEIAEKQASMFTYISHEFRTPLSLIINPLKKAVQKENVENGSAGSDLAIAHRNARRLLSLVDQLLLLRKAENDADSLRLSPINVNNLSNEVYQCFVNQAKEKQISYNFIIPDHEITIIGDYEKIEISLFNLMSNAFKYTPVGGEINLKVTENEDEVFLEISDSGDGIDKKDIDVIFEKFKQINSKVSVGTGFGIGLYIVKYFVDKHKGSVTCSSEAGKGSIFKLTFLKGNSHFENAEITDEKPHRSQLFDELIPDELEELAVINSVSESDFKKTMLTEKRTVLIIDDNAEIRAYLIKLFSDNYIVYSAENGEEGLKLTKKHIPDLVISDITMEEMDGLELCRKIKEDNALSHIPVILLTASKNPETHLQGINEGADDYITKPFDDDILTARVESLLRNRHNLRAYFLDSITLKENTQKVPVEYQQMLKKCIDIVEANIHKKDFTIRTFALEMGMSHRTLYTKIKIISGQTLNAFIRSLRIRRAAMLMLTEEMNIAQASAEVGFEDPKYFRQQFVKLFGMTPSEYIKKYKNSFNSDLNIIK from the coding sequence TTGAAACCATTTGTTCTCTATTTTCTACTCCTTTTAGGATTTTCTTCTGAGGTTTTTTCACAAGATTATCCAGTCAAATTCCTTGATATTTCTGACGGTTTGTCTAATAATTCAATTATCTCTATTTACCAGGATAATGAAGGATTTATGTGGTTTGGAACTTATGATGGTCTAAATCGATATGATGGCTACAATTTTAAAGTTTTTAGAAATCGGATCAACGATAAAAAATCACTTTTATTCAATACGATCTACAATATTGAAGGCGATTCTAAAAACAATATTTGGATAGGAGGAACCAATGGAATTTGTATTTACGACAAGAAGAAAGCCGTCTTTCATACCGTTAGATATATAGCTCAAGATAAAAAAACAAAAGTTTTACAGGATATTATTCATCAGATGCGATCTGTGTCAGATCAATTGGTGTTGGTTGCTTCCCAAAAATTAGGATTATTGGCTTTTGAGAATGGTTCTTTTATTGGAAAACATATTTCGTTAAATGCTTTAGGAAACAGAATCAGAATTAATACTTATGACGCGATTGCTATTCAGGAAAACAAAGAAAAATCAGGATGCTGGGTGTATGTTCGAAATGTGGGGGTGTGTAATTATGATTATAAGATAAAAGATTTAAAAATAATATTTCCGCTTTCCATTGGAGTAAAAGCAATGAAATTGTCCGCTGACGGAAATCTTTTATTAGGAACCGATGAAGGATTGTTTTTATTGAATACTAAGACAGGTTTGGTTTCTGAAAATTATTTTACCAATAAATGCAGTGTTACAGATATTTTAATTGATAAAAAAGGAAAAACCTGGTTGACAACAGACGGATGCGGTATTTTTTACATCAATCAAAATAATAAGCCTTTTCCTTACAACGAGCAATTAGCAAAGAGTAATTCGGTCTGGAGTTTATACGAAGACAAATCAGGTAACAAATGGTTTGGTTCACTTCGTGGGGGAATCAGTATGCTGAGTGATACGCCTAGGTATTTTAAAAGCATCCGATACAATGCAAAAGAGCCTGCAGACAACTTTATTTTATCTTTTTATGAAGATGAAAAGAACAATCTTTTGGTGGGAACAGATGGTGCAGGATTAAAATATTGGGATCGAAAAAATAATACTTATACCAATTACGGAGTTTCACTTTCAAGTCCTTTTATAACCGGAATAATTCGTGATGCCAATAACGATATCTGGATTTCTACTTGGGCAGGAGGAATCAATCGCATCAATAAGAAAACAAATAGTGTAAAAAAATATTCGTGTTATAATACTTTTACTAAACAAACTGAAAAAAATATTTGGTTTGTATTCAAGGATTCAAAAGCCAATATTTGGGCAAGTGCAACAAATGAAGGTTCATTATATTTTCTGGATCGCAAGACAGACAATTTTATTCTTTTTGATAAAAATATTGACAATCTACAATGCATGACGGAAACTTCAGATGGAAAATTGTGGGCAGGAAATTATAGTACGCTTTTATCTATCGAAAAAGAAACGCGAAAAGTTACTAAAAAAGCCATTGGAAATCCTATTCGATGTATTTATGAAGATAAAGACAAGAATCTTTGGGTTGGAACACAAGAGGGAGGTTTGCTATTATTCGATCGAAAAACAAATACTTTTAAAAGATTAACGATTGATGATGGCTTGCCGTCGAATACGGTTTTAAGGTTGTTGGAAGACAAATACGGCAACTTATGGATGAGTACCTACAACGGAATTTGCCGATATGATAAAAAGAGTAAAACATTCCGTAGTTTCTCTGTAAACGATGGACTTCAAAGCAATCAGTTTAGTTTTAATGCAGGTATCAAACTTTCTTCTGGAGAATTTCTTTTTGGAGGAATTAATGGTTTTAATATTTTTTATCCGGAAGCCATAAAGGGTTTTAACCAAAAGAACAATGTTTTACTGACTGATTTTTATGTGAATAATCAGTTGATTGAAGAAAGTAAAGCAGAAGTTGATACTGATTCAGATAAAATAAAAGAGGTTAGTTTAGAATACGATCAAACGACATTGTCATTAGAATTTGTTGCGTTGGATTATAACAACTCAGACAAAATAAATTACGCCTATTTTCTAGAAGGCTGGGACGAACAATGGAATTATGTTGGACAAACCCGAAAAGCAAATTATTCTAGACTTCCGGAAGGGAAATATACTTTTAAAGTAAAAACAACCAATTTCCAGGGCGGATGGAATAAAGAAGTTAGTTTAGTTTCTATAACCGTTTTACCACCTTGGTATAGAACGTGGTGGGCGTATACCTTGTATTTAGTAGTAATTGGAGGTATGTTATTTTTATATTTGGATTATAATAAAAACAAAGAGAAATTAAAGTACAAGGTAAAAATCGCCGAACTGGAAAGTAAAAAAGAAAAAGAGATAGCCGAAAAACAGGCGTCAATGTTTACTTATATTTCGCATGAATTTAGAACGCCGCTTTCGCTGATTATTAATCCGTTGAAAAAAGCGGTTCAGAAAGAAAATGTTGAAAATGGTTCTGCTGGAAGTGATTTGGCTATTGCGCACCGAAATGCGAGAAGACTTTTAAGTTTGGTTGATCAGTTGCTTTTATTAAGAAAAGCTGAAAACGATGCCGATTCCCTGCGATTGTCTCCAATCAATGTAAATAATCTTTCTAATGAAGTTTATCAATGCTTCGTCAATCAGGCAAAAGAAAAGCAGATTAGTTATAATTTCATTATTCCTGACCATGAAATTACAATCATTGGCGATTATGAAAAGATCGAAATTTCGTTGTTCAACTTAATGTCAAATGCTTTTAAATACACACCTGTTGGAGGAGAAATCAATTTAAAAGTAACCGAAAATGAGGATGAAGTTTTTCTTGAAATAAGCGATAGCGGAGACGGAATTGATAAAAAAGATATTGACGTTATTTTTGAAAAATTCAAGCAGATCAATTCTAAAGTTTCCGTGGGAACTGGTTTTGGTATCGGACTTTATATTGTTAAATATTTTGTGGATAAACACAAAGGTTCTGTGACCTGTAGCAGTGAAGCTGGAAAGGGAAGTATTTTTAAGCTAACATTTTTAAAAGGAAACAGCCATTTTGAAAATGCTGAAATAACAGACGAAAAACCACACAGAAGCCAGTTATTTGATGAATTGATTCCAGATGAATTGGAAGAGCTGGCTGTAATAAACTCGGTTTCAGAAAGCGATTTTAAAAAGACAATGTTAACTGAAAAACGCACCGTTTTAATTATTGATGATAATGCTGAAATTCGGGCTTATCTGATCAAATTGTTTTCGGATAATTACATTGTATACAGTGCAGAAAATGGAGAAGAAGGTTTAAAATTGACCAAAAAACACATTCCAGATCTTGTAATCAGCGATATTACTATGGAAGAAATGGATGGTTTGGAATTATGCCGAAAAATTAAAGAAGACAATGCTTTATCGCACATTCCTGTTATTTTACTAACGGCATCCAAAAATCCTGAAACACATTTACAGGGAATTAATGAAGGGGCAGACGATTATATTACCAAGCCTTTTGATGATGATATTCTGACAGCCAGAGTAGAATCTTTATTGCGAAACCGACACAATTTACGGGCTTATTTCTTAGATAGCATTACGCTAAAAGAAAACACGCAGAAAGTTCCTGTCGAATATCAACAGATGTTAAAAAAATGTATTGATATTGTAGAAGCAAACATTCATAAAAAGGATTTTACGATTCGGACTTTTGCACTTGAAATGGGAATGAGCCACAGAACGCTTTATACCAAAATCAAAATTATTTCGGGACAGACTTTAAACGCTTTCATTCGTTCCTTACGAATTCGAAGAGCCGCAATGCTGATGCTGACCGAAGAAATGAATATCGCACAAGCAAGTGCCGAAGTTGGTTTTGAAGATCCTAAATATTTCAGACAGCAGTTCGTAAAACTTTTTGGAATGACGCCTTCAGAATATATTAAAAAATACAAAAACTCTTTCAATTCTGACTTAAACATTATTAAATAG
- a CDS encoding LutC/YkgG family protein — translation MSSKGEILKRIKANQSELVSELPDLKVLGSEQFDILETYKTVLKGIGGDPVEVADYNEIINYIKSNYNLQKRLITTLPELSEIASLDWKTVDPHSLQDVELTVIKAHFGVAENSGLWVTDDILGQRVAPFIAQYLAIIVHKKDILPTMQQAYDRIGNMEYGFGTFIAGPSKTADIEQSLVLGAHGARGLIVFLLE, via the coding sequence ATGAGTAGTAAAGGCGAAATTTTAAAAAGAATAAAAGCGAATCAGTCAGAATTGGTTTCAGAACTACCAGATTTAAAAGTCTTAGGATCGGAACAATTTGATATCTTAGAAACGTATAAAACGGTTTTAAAAGGAATTGGAGGCGATCCTGTTGAAGTTGCTGATTATAATGAAATCATCAATTACATCAAATCGAATTATAATCTGCAGAAACGATTAATAACAACACTTCCAGAACTTTCTGAAATTGCGTCTTTAGACTGGAAAACAGTTGATCCGCATTCGCTTCAGGATGTTGAATTAACGGTTATTAAAGCACATTTTGGTGTTGCAGAAAACAGTGGGCTTTGGGTTACGGATGATATATTAGGTCAGCGTGTTGCACCTTTCATAGCACAATATTTAGCTATTATAGTTCATAAAAAAGACATTCTGCCAACGATGCAACAAGCTTATGACAGAATTGGCAATATGGAATATGGATTTGGAACTTTCATTGCAGGGCCATCAAAAACAGCAGATATTGAACAATCTCTAGTTCTAGGCGCACATGGCGCAAGAGGATTGATTGTTTTTTTATTAGAATAA
- a CDS encoding lactate utilization protein B — translation MSSEKIISHSEAATKFNKDVERVNWHDETLWFVRAKRDRSAHQIEDWELLRETASQIKLNVLSNIHDYLVEFEANAQRNGIIVHWAADAKEHNEIVHSIMAKHDVKQMVKSKSMLTEECHLNDYLAEKGIEVIDSDLGEYIVQLRKEPPSHIVLPAIHLKKEDVSETFHEHLGTEKGNFNPQYLTESARHSLRNTFLTRKVALTGVNFAVAETGEFVVCTNEGNADMGAHLADVHIACMGFEKLIPKREHLGVFLRLLARSATGQPITTFSSHFKKPRDGKEMHIVIVDNGRSTQLGREDFRNSLKCIRCGACMNTCPVYRRSGGHSYHNAVAGPIGSILAPNLDMSKNADLPFASTLCGSCTNVCPVKIDIHDQLYKWRQVLVKEGHTPKVKTVAMKTMATVLANPTVFNIAGKSGRFVMKNIPGMVNNKMNKWYDQREMPDVPEESFREWYKKNSRESKEKGNE, via the coding sequence ATGTCATCAGAAAAAATAATATCCCACAGCGAAGCCGCGACAAAGTTTAATAAAGATGTAGAACGTGTCAATTGGCATGATGAAACACTTTGGTTTGTTCGCGCTAAAAGAGATAGATCCGCACATCAAATTGAAGATTGGGAATTGCTTCGCGAAACGGCTTCTCAAATCAAGTTAAACGTACTGTCTAATATTCACGATTATTTAGTTGAATTTGAAGCAAACGCTCAAAGAAACGGTATCATTGTGCATTGGGCAGCTGATGCCAAAGAACACAACGAAATTGTACATTCGATCATGGCAAAACATGATGTAAAGCAGATGGTAAAATCCAAATCGATGCTTACAGAAGAATGCCATTTAAACGATTATTTAGCCGAAAAAGGAATTGAAGTAATCGATTCAGATTTAGGAGAATATATTGTGCAGCTTCGTAAAGAACCGCCAAGTCATATTGTACTTCCAGCGATTCACTTAAAAAAAGAAGATGTAAGTGAAACTTTCCACGAACATTTAGGTACAGAAAAAGGAAATTTCAATCCGCAATATTTAACGGAATCAGCTCGTCATAGTTTGAGAAATACTTTTTTGACTAGAAAAGTGGCGCTGACGGGAGTCAATTTTGCTGTTGCAGAAACAGGGGAATTTGTGGTTTGCACCAATGAAGGAAATGCCGATATGGGCGCTCATTTAGCAGACGTTCACATCGCCTGCATGGGATTCGAAAAATTAATTCCGAAAAGAGAACATTTAGGTGTTTTCCTTAGATTATTAGCAAGAAGCGCAACAGGACAACCGATTACTACTTTTTCAAGTCACTTCAAAAAACCAAGAGACGGAAAAGAAATGCATATTGTAATTGTAGACAACGGAAGAAGTACGCAATTAGGAAGAGAAGATTTTAGAAATTCTCTAAAATGTATTCGTTGCGGTGCTTGTATGAATACTTGTCCAGTTTACAGACGAAGTGGTGGACACAGTTATCATAATGCAGTTGCGGGGCCAATTGGTTCTATATTAGCGCCAAATTTAGATATGAGCAAAAATGCTGATCTGCCTTTTGCAAGCACACTTTGTGGTTCATGTACGAATGTTTGTCCCGTAAAAATTGATATTCACGATCAATTATACAAATGGCGTCAGGTTTTGGTAAAAGAAGGCCATACACCAAAAGTAAAAACGGTGGCAATGAAAACAATGGCAACAGTGCTGGCAAATCCAACGGTTTTTAATATTGCTGGAAAATCAGGACGATTTGTAATGAAGAATATTCCAGGAATGGTTAACAATAAGATGAATAAATGGTACGATCAGCGCGAAATGCCAGATGTTCCAGAAGAATCTTTTAGAGAATGGTACAAGAAAAATTCGCGAGAATCTAAAGAAAAAGGAAATGAGTAG
- a CDS encoding (Fe-S)-binding protein, with protein sequence MKIGLFIPCYVDQFYPKVGIATYELLQKLGCDVHFPMGQTCCGQPMANSGYAHLTKGCDANFISNFSGFDYIVCPSGSCVLHVKDHLHDEKQEEKATAIRNTVYELTEFITDILKIDHIDGRFPFKVGMHVSCHGQRGLKLSQMSELNAPFFSKPEQLLHNIKDLDLVALTRKDECCGFGGTFCVTEEAVSVKMGQDRIKDHESHDVDYITGGDMSCLMHLDGILKRQKSRIKTIHIAEILNSLEN encoded by the coding sequence ATGAAAATTGGACTTTTTATACCTTGTTATGTCGACCAATTTTACCCAAAAGTAGGAATTGCAACCTACGAATTACTTCAAAAATTAGGCTGTGACGTGCATTTTCCAATGGGACAAACCTGTTGTGGACAGCCAATGGCAAACAGTGGTTATGCACATTTAACAAAAGGATGCGACGCTAATTTTATTTCTAATTTCTCAGGTTTTGATTATATCGTTTGTCCTTCTGGAAGTTGCGTTTTACACGTGAAAGATCACTTACACGATGAAAAACAAGAAGAGAAAGCGACAGCAATACGAAATACAGTTTACGAACTTACAGAGTTTATTACAGATATTTTAAAAATTGACCATATCGACGGACGATTTCCTTTTAAAGTAGGAATGCACGTAAGCTGTCACGGTCAGCGTGGATTAAAGCTTTCGCAGATGTCAGAATTAAATGCACCATTCTTTTCTAAACCAGAACAATTATTACACAATATAAAAGATCTTGATTTAGTTGCTTTAACCAGAAAAGACGAATGCTGTGGTTTTGGAGGTACATTTTGTGTTACCGAAGAAGCTGTTTCTGTAAAAATGGGGCAAGATCGTATTAAAGATCATGAAAGTCATGATGTGGATTATATTACCGGTGGAGATATGTCTTGCTTGATGCATTTGGACGGAATTCTAAAAAGACAAAAAAGCAGGATCAAAACCATTCACATTGCTGAAATATTAAATTCACTCGAAAATTAA
- a CDS encoding FGGY-family carbohydrate kinase, giving the protein MNVVAIFDIGKTNKKVFLFNENYKIVWEKSVNLEETKDEDGFPCEDIEVLQKWILDRLEEIKKLSDYVLKAINFSTYGASFVYIDEKEKVLTPLYNYLKDYPEELKSDFYKKYKGEEKFAVKTASPVLGSLNSGMQIYRLKEEKPELFQKVKYCLHLPQFLSFLLTNEAYADITSIGCHTNLWNFKKMKYHKWLKSEEIEAKLPPIYYGKDVIRTKEGLSIGTGLHDSSSAIIPYTINFTEPFVLLSTGTWSISLNPFNTKPLTFEELQHDCLCYMQYTNKPVKAARLFAGNEHEVQTKRLAEHFNLPVDTYKEVYFDKKITANLRSLNYQIFYPKKYDFDILKECPFQKRDLSQFKDYETAYHQLMLDLVEQQYFSTNLVIQNSPVKKIFVDGGFSKNSIYMNLLAEAFPDVEVYAASMAQASALGAALAIHENWNPKPIQNDLIDLKFYKH; this is encoded by the coding sequence ATGAATGTAGTTGCGATTTTTGATATTGGTAAAACAAACAAAAAGGTTTTTTTATTTAATGAAAATTATAAAATTGTATGGGAAAAATCAGTTAATCTGGAGGAAACAAAAGACGAAGACGGATTTCCCTGCGAAGATATAGAGGTTCTTCAAAAATGGATTTTAGATCGATTAGAAGAAATAAAAAAGCTGAGTGATTATGTTTTAAAAGCCATCAATTTCAGCACTTACGGAGCCAGCTTCGTTTATATAGACGAAAAAGAAAAAGTTTTAACTCCTCTGTATAATTATCTGAAAGATTATCCAGAGGAATTAAAATCTGATTTTTATAAAAAATATAAGGGAGAAGAAAAGTTTGCTGTAAAAACAGCTTCTCCAGTTTTAGGCAGTCTGAATTCTGGAATGCAGATTTACAGGTTAAAAGAAGAAAAACCTGAATTATTTCAGAAAGTAAAATACTGTCTGCATCTTCCGCAGTTTTTGAGTTTTCTTTTAACTAATGAAGCTTATGCAGATATTACAAGCATCGGCTGTCATACCAATTTGTGGAATTTCAAAAAAATGAAATATCATAAATGGTTAAAAAGTGAAGAAATTGAGGCTAAATTGCCTCCAATTTATTACGGTAAAGATGTTATAAGAACAAAAGAAGGATTATCTATTGGAACAGGACTTCACGACAGTTCTTCAGCAATAATTCCGTACACCATAAACTTTACAGAACCTTTCGTTTTATTATCAACTGGAACTTGGAGTATTTCTCTAAATCCTTTTAATACTAAGCCATTGACTTTTGAAGAGTTGCAGCATGATTGTTTGTGTTATATGCAATACACAAATAAACCCGTTAAAGCGGCACGTTTATTTGCCGGAAACGAACATGAAGTGCAAACGAAAAGATTGGCGGAACATTTTAATCTACCTGTGGATACTTATAAGGAGGTTTATTTTGACAAAAAAATAACAGCCAATTTACGTTCACTGAACTATCAGATTTTCTATCCAAAGAAATATGATTTTGATATTTTAAAAGAGTGTCCTTTTCAAAAGAGAGATTTATCACAGTTTAAAGATTATGAAACTGCGTATCATCAATTGATGCTGGATTTAGTGGAACAGCAATATTTTTCTACCAATTTGGTAATCCAGAACAGTCCTGTAAAAAAGATTTTTGTAGATGGCGGATTCAGCAAGAATTCAATTTATATGAATTTATTGGCAGAGGCTTTTCCAGATGTTGAGGTTTATGCCGCTTCAATGGCGCAGGCGAGTGCTTTGGGCGCTGCATTGGCCATTCATGAAAATTGGAATCCAAAACCAATTCAGAATGATTTAATTGACTTGAAATTCTATAAACATTAG
- a CDS encoding TIM barrel protein — translation MLISSNHIDSHNEDLLKKHQNKLVFTASEINETEAIIQKLIDFQIAIPSWALGTGGTRFGRFAGGGEPRSLEEKIEDVGLLHKLNNASGAISLHIPWDIPTNYGAIKTLASQHGLKFDAMNSNTFQDQASSEHTYKYGSLQNVNKAVRKQAIAHNIEVIKHGIELGSESLTIWLADGSNFPGQLNFRRAYQNTLESLEEIYDALPSNWKLFLEYKCAEPNFYSTTVADWGQSYSYVQKLGDKAKTLVDLGHHLPNANIEQIVSILLMDNKLGGFHFNDSKYGDDDLTAGALKPYQLFLIFNELVEGMDARGMNHAKDLGWMIDASHNIKDPLEDLLQSVEAIMIAYAQALSVDRKALEKAQEENDVVKAQEILQNAFRTDVRALVSEARLRSGAALDPVALYRSLQVRQNLIEERGLKTMATGL, via the coding sequence ATGTTAATCTCATCAAACCATATTGATTCTCATAATGAGGATTTATTAAAAAAACATCAAAATAAATTAGTTTTTACAGCTTCAGAAATAAATGAAACAGAAGCTATTATTCAAAAATTAATCGATTTTCAAATTGCAATTCCATCTTGGGCTTTAGGAACTGGAGGGACAAGATTTGGACGTTTTGCAGGAGGAGGAGAGCCTCGTTCTTTAGAAGAAAAAATTGAAGACGTTGGGTTGCTTCATAAATTGAATAATGCATCAGGTGCCATTTCACTTCACATTCCTTGGGATATTCCAACGAATTATGGTGCAATTAAAACATTAGCTAGTCAGCATGGTTTGAAGTTTGATGCAATGAATTCAAATACATTTCAAGATCAAGCTAGTTCTGAGCATACTTATAAATACGGTTCTTTACAAAACGTAAACAAAGCAGTTCGCAAACAGGCGATTGCTCACAATATTGAAGTAATTAAACATGGAATAGAATTAGGATCTGAGTCTTTAACAATTTGGTTAGCTGATGGTTCTAATTTTCCAGGACAATTAAATTTTAGACGCGCCTATCAAAATACTTTAGAAAGTTTAGAGGAAATCTATGATGCATTGCCTTCAAACTGGAAATTATTTTTAGAATATAAATGTGCTGAACCTAACTTTTATTCTACTACAGTAGCAGATTGGGGACAGTCTTATTCATACGTTCAAAAATTAGGGGACAAGGCAAAAACACTTGTTGATTTAGGTCATCATTTGCCAAATGCAAACATCGAACAAATTGTTTCTATTTTATTGATGGATAATAAATTAGGTGGATTCCACTTTAACGATTCAAAATATGGAGATGATGATTTAACTGCAGGTGCGTTAAAGCCATACCAGTTATTCTTAATTTTTAATGAATTAGTAGAAGGAATGGATGCAAGAGGAATGAATCACGCAAAAGATTTAGGCTGGATGATTGATGCTTCTCATAACATTAAAGATCCATTAGAAGATTTATTGCAATCTGTTGAAGCGATTATGATTGCTTATGCACAAGCACTTTCTGTTGACAGAAAAGCATTGGAAAAAGCGCAAGAAGAAAATGATGTGGTAAAAGCACAGGAAATCCTTCAAAATGCTTTCCGTACAGATGTTCGCGCATTAGTGTCAGAAGCTCGTCTTCGTTCTGGAGCAGCATTAGATCCAGTGGCATTATATCGTTCACTTCAAGTAAGACAAAATCTTATCGAAGAAAGAGGTTTAAAAACAATGGCAACGGGATTATAA